Within the Kineosporia corallincola genome, the region GGAAGGCCCTGCTCATCGGTCTGTCCGGTCTTCATCAGCGGGCTCCTTCCGAGTGCCGGCCGGGGGCCGGGGACTGCGGGTCGGTGATCGTCATGGCGGTACGCAGCTTGGCCACGCCCCGGCTGGCGGCGCTCTTCACGGTGCCCGCCGAGCGGCCGAGCAACTGCGCGGTCTCGGCCTCGGACCGGTCCTCCAGGTAGCGCAGCACCACCACGGCACGCATCAGCGGAGGCAGCGAGCGCAGGGCCGCGATCAGCTGGTCGTCGACCGGCTCCTCCGACTCCAGGCGCACGCTCGGGGCGGGCGCGGAATCCAGCGGCACCTCACGGATGCGCCGCTTGCGGCGCCACGACAGGGCCGCGTTCACCACGGCTCTGCGCACGTACGGCTCCGGGTTGTCGTCACCCAGCCGGTGCCAGCGCCGGTGCACGCTGGTCAGGGCCTCCTGCACGCAGTCCTCGGCGATGCCGCGGTCCACGGTGATCAGGTAGGCGCTCTGCACCAGGGCGGGCCAGCGAGCGGTGACGAACTGCCGGAACGCGGCTTCCTCGTCGTCCATGAACGGTTCCTTCCCCCACAGCCAGGGTGGCCTCTCTCGGGGGACTACACGCGTCCATGCTTCTTCGGGGTTGCTCGAGTCACCGGCGAACGTGGTTACAGCTTGCGCAACCGGATCCGCCGGGTCGCGTGGTCCGCACCCTTGGTCAGGACCAGGGTGGCCCGCCCGCGGGTCGGCAGCACGTTCTCGACCAGGTTCTTCTCGTTGATGTCGTGCCAGATCCGCTCGGCCGTGGCCACCGCCTCGTCGTCGGTGAGGGCGGCGTAACGGTGGAAGTACGACTCGGGGTGGGTGAACGCGGTCTCCCGCAGCCGCAGGAACCGGTTCACGTACCACTTGCGCACCTGGTCGGTGTGCGCGTCCACGTAGATCGAGAAGTCGAAGAAGTCGCTGACCGCCACGCCCTGCCGCCCGTCGGCGCGCACCCGGGCCGGTTGCAGCACGTTCAGGCCCTCGACGATCAGCACGTCGGGCCGCCGCACCACGACCTCCTCGCCGGGCACGATGTCGTAGGTCAGGTGCGAGTAGACCGGCGCCTTCACCTCGGCCTTGCCGGACTTCACGTCGGTGACGAAGCGCAGCAGCCGGCGCACGTCGTACGACTCCGGAAAACCCTTGCGGCCCATCAGCCCGAGCCGGTCCAGCTCGGCGTTCGGGCGCAGGAAGCCGTCGGTGGTGACCAGTTCCACCCGTGGGGTGCTGGGCCAGCGGCTGAGCAGTTCACGCAGGATGCGGGCGGTGGTGGACTTGCCCACGGCCACCGAGCCGGCGATGCCGATGACGAACGGGGTGCGGGCCGGGGTCTCCTGGAGGAACGTGGAGGTGGCCTGGTGCAGCTGGGCGGTGCCGGCCACGTAGAGGTTCAGCAGCCGGCTCATCGGCAGGTACACCTCCTCGACCTCGCGCAGGTCGAGCGGGTCGCCGAGGCCGC harbors:
- a CDS encoding SigE family RNA polymerase sigma factor; translated protein: MDDEEAAFRQFVTARWPALVQSAYLITVDRGIAEDCVQEALTSVHRRWHRLGDDNPEPYVRRAVVNAALSWRRKRRIREVPLDSAPAPSVRLESEEPVDDQLIAALRSLPPLMRAVVVLRYLEDRSEAETAQLLGRSAGTVKSAASRGVAKLRTAMTITDPQSPAPGRHSEGAR
- the coaA gene encoding type I pantothenate kinase, encoding MSPVPRRLHPLSAPERHEGTGAATTRPDERVTGTRTPYVELDREGWRALRANTPMTLTADDVARLRGLGDPLDLREVEEVYLPMSRLLNLYVAGTAQLHQATSTFLQETPARTPFVIGIAGSVAVGKSTTARILRELLSRWPSTPRVELVTTDGFLRPNAELDRLGLMGRKGFPESYDVRRLLRFVTDVKSGKAEVKAPVYSHLTYDIVPGEEVVVRRPDVLIVEGLNVLQPARVRADGRQGVAVSDFFDFSIYVDAHTDQVRKWYVNRFLRLRETAFTHPESYFHRYAALTDDEAVATAERIWHDINEKNLVENVLPTRGRATLVLTKGADHATRRIRLRKL